The genomic interval CAACCTCATCGTAGCCACGGTGAACAACCACGCCGCCATCTGCATGTCGGTGAAGAAGGCCGCCCAGGGGGTCATCCACGGGGGTAAGGTGGACCAGGGCATCCTCAACCGGGTGGAGATGGCCTTCCGCGCCTACGACCCCTGCTTCGGCTGCGCCACCCACACCCTGCCGGGACAGATGCCCATGGAGGTGACCATCCGCGACCGCAGTGGGCAAATCTTCGAAGTGCTCAGGCGCTGACCGCCGGGCAGCGGTGGCGACAGGTCCCGGTCCGGTTGCTCACTTCACGCCCACCGGTCTTGCGCCAGGCATCGCGTTGGCATCCCCGTCGACCGGCCCCGCCCGAGGGGCCAGACCGGCAGCTTCGTCGACCGGCCCCGGGCGAGGGGATGATCGGGACCACGCAGGCCCAGGCGCGGCATGCCCGGGAGTCGACCAGGCCACGGCCAGCCTGAGCCACCTGCGTGGTCACCCGCCCGCTTGCCTGGTAGTGGGCGTGGGGAACACCATCCTGGGCGACGACGGTGCCGGCATATATGCGGTGCGCCGCCTGGCGGAGCTGTTGCTCGCCCGCGGCGCCACGCCCGCCCCCCCTGCGGCCGGCACCGAGCCAGCGGCCGTGACCCCGGAGGTAACGGTTATGGCCCTGCCCAGTGGGCGCCAGGTCCACCTGGCCGAGGCCTGCGCGGGTGGTCTCGCTTTAGTCGAAATCATGCTCGGCTACCCGCACGTGGTGCTCATCGACGCCTGGCCGGGCGTCCCCCCGGGCCGGTTCACCGTGCTCTCGCTCGCCGATCTCGACCGGGCACCCGCCCCCGCTTCGGGACATCAGATCGGTCTGCCCGCGGCCATGCGCGCGGCCGCCCGCATGGGCCTGCCCCTTCCCGGCCAGGTGGAAGTGTGGGCCATAGGTGTCCAGGACGTGAGCCTGGGAGAGACGTGCATGCCTCCCGTACAGGCCGCCGTCGAAGAAGTGGCGTGCCGCCTCGCCGACGCCCTCACCGGCCGGCCCGGCCCCGCGGCCCTTGGAGCGTGATCCGCAGGTTTTGGGGAGGGTTTCCCAGAGGATTCTCCGGAAGTGCGGCATCAGCGTGGGGTCATCTCCCCTTTGCGCACGGACTTCGAGTATGATTGATCGAGGTGGACCGACCAAGCTTTGGAGGCGGGGCGTGTGCCCATCGAAGGAACACCCCTCGAAAGAGCGCTTCTGGTCCTGCTCCAGGCTTTGCGGGGCCACGATATCACATGGTCTCTCACGGGCAGTACGGCGTTTGCCTTACAGGGAGTCCCGGTCGACGCGCATGACATAGATCTCCAGACCGACGAGGCTGGCGCCTACGCCATCCAGTCGCTCTTCCCAACCCGGGTGCTGAGACCGGTGGCGCTCTCGGAAGCTCCAGACATCCGGTCCCATTTCGGGGCCGTCACCGTCGAGGGCGTTCGGGTGGAAATCATGGGCGCCCTTCAAAAGCGTCTCCCGGGCGGCAACTGGGAACCCCCCGTCGACGTAGAACCGTTACGAGTGCTCGTCCAGTGGAAAGGATATCACGTCCCCGTCCTGGCCCTGGAATATGAGTGCGGGGCCTACGCCAGGCTCGGCAGGAACGAGAAGTCCACATGCCTGAAGAGGTTTCTCAGGGAGAAAGCAGAATCCGGTGAGGTTCCAGCGGTTCAGTGCTCCACCGGTTCCCTTGCCCCGCTGGGCGGCGGGAGGTGGTGGGACGCCACCGCCACGATCAACGGCGTCTCCCTCCTGGCGTGGCCATTCGTTGAACTTCGGCTGTGGCAGGAATGGAACCGGGACTTCGCCGATGTGGCCAGGGAGGTCCTGCTCGCCGGCTCGGACGTACTCACAGTACACGTGCCTCCCCTGACGGAAGAGCTCTTACCGGTTCCTGGCAGGGAGGATGCCGCGGCCAGCTTGCTGAGAAGGTGTGCCGACGCAGCCCTTGCCGCGGACGCCCGAGCGGTCGTTGTCCATGCGTGGGACCTCAGGCTCCCCGGCTTCGACCTGCACACCCTGATCGGAAACCTGACCCGGTCCTGTGAGGAACTCTCGGGGCGGGGCCTCGTCTTGAGCCTCGAGAACATACCGGGGCACACCACGATACTGCCGGCCGTACTGGAGGCTTGCCCCGATCTGGCTGTGACCGTTGACACGCAATGGACCGTGACGGAGGAATCGTGGGATCTCGTGTTTTCCCTGGCACCTCGCGTGAACAACATCCACATTCAGACGTTTGTTGACGTTACGGAACAGGGTGCGGAAGCAGGCCGGATATCGTTGGGAAGAACTCCCGCCGGGCCGTTTGATGTCCGGAGTGTTCTGGATGCATTTCTTTCCCGGGGATTCAGAGGGTCAGTGACACTCGAAGCGAAGAACGCGCCCGAACGTAGCGATACTCACCTGAGGAACGCCCTGGTGTTGCTGCGAAAATTGAGTATGCCGCATCTATGACGAGGTAACCCGGAGGGGGTGGTTTTAGGTATGCCGGCAGCCAGGCGGGCGCCCCGCCGTACGGGCCTCCGCCTTCCAGCTGCTGAGGCGAGGGCCGTGGCCAACGGTATGCACCGGCGCCCCTCGGCGCGGGTCGGGGAAGGCCTGGCTCACATTTGGGCGGAAGTGAACAGGCGGATGCCCTTCGCCAATGCTTCGCGGGCCATGGGGTTGCCCAACTCGGCGACTGTGTACGGGAAGACTTCTACGGGAAAATCGAGGACGAACCTGGCCAGCCACTCGCCCACCCTTTCCAGGAAGGGCCTGTCGTCCTCCCACAGCACCACCAGGATATCGGCGTCACTGCCCGGCACCCCCCTCCTTTCTGCCAGGGAACCGAACAGGACGATCTCTTTCACGGCGGGGTTGTCCTGCCCGACCTTCTCCGCTACCATACGGATGTCTTCAAGCAGCCGGGCCTGCTGGAGCCAGAATACCCGCACAGAGCGCAACGATTCTTCGACCACATAAGATGGCATGCTCGGCGTCCCCCCTGGTGAAGTATTCGTAGGGGCTCCCCGAGTCAAAACCGGTGGGATACCGGGCCGGAATGTAAGACCGGTCGAGTACACGCGCGCAGTCGAACAGCTCTTCCGGTATCGCAGTCTTCTGGGACAGCAACCTGAGAAGCTCGAAGACGGAGTGCCCCCAGGCAGTGCCACCCATCTTCTGAAAGACGGCCTTGATGGCCTTCTCCGCCGCCTGTTGGGAAGCAAAGCAGGCCCACTCGAAGAACCCGCTCGCGAGCATCGCTTCCGCCGATGCCAGGTCCCTGGAGGCCTGGTTTATCCAGTCCCTGCTTCGCTCCGGCAACGTGCGACCCCCGTGTCCCTGCCCGTGCTGCCAGACCGCAGCTATCATACCACGACCTGCCAGCTCCCGCAATGCCGCGCGCGCGGAGACCCGCCCGGCGCAGGATTCGGAGGGTACAACACAGAATGAGAGTCGGCGAGCCATCCTTTCCCGGGAGCATGCCTTTGAAAGACGCCCGCGGTGCGGAGAACACCCGGAAGGAATTCGACTGGTCCACCATCCAGGCGGCGTGGGTATGGGAGGAGTCCAGGGCCTGCCGCTTCCGGCCCGAGTGGCGGCCGCTGCTCATGCAGTATCCGGCGGGGCTGAAGCCCCGG from Bacillota bacterium carries:
- a CDS encoding nucleotidyltransferase domain-containing protein, which gives rise to MPSYVVEESLRSVRVFWLQQARLLEDIRMVAEKVGQDNPAVKEIVLFGSLAERRGVPGSDADILVVLWEDDRPFLERVGEWLARFVLDFPVEVFPYTVAELGNPMAREALAKGIRLFTSAQM
- a CDS encoding hydrogenase maturation protease, with the protein product MGNTILGDDGAGIYAVRRLAELLLARGATPAPPAAGTEPAAVTPEVTVMALPSGRQVHLAEACAGGLALVEIMLGYPHVVLIDAWPGVPPGRFTVLSLADLDRAPAPASGHQIGLPAAMRAAARMGLPLPGQVEVWAIGVQDVSLGETCMPPVQAAVEEVACRLADALTGRPGPAALGA
- a CDS encoding HEPN domain-containing protein; this translates as MPERSRDWINQASRDLASAEAMLASGFFEWACFASQQAAEKAIKAVFQKMGGTAWGHSVFELLRLLSQKTAIPEELFDCARVLDRSYIPARYPTGFDSGSPYEYFTRGDAEHAILCGRRIVALCAGILAPAGPAA